The proteins below are encoded in one region of Nilaparvata lugens isolate BPH chromosome X, ASM1435652v1, whole genome shotgun sequence:
- the LOC120354756 gene encoding uncharacterized protein LOC120354756 has translation MDEFFRKLFRRKLFYSILLGYFIYFVGTYPREPVPFKYTLQVALFVYACIKLMDNLFTYKEVLVFYVTTFLIINYGHYLPNADPITTNPKYIRQQMQDGYFIVTQTMDIYALLVFMEICMRLRENRQR, from the exons ATGGATGAATTTTTTCGAAAACTCTTCCGTagaaaattattctattcaattttattgggCTACTTCATCTACTTTGTAGGAACGTACCCTAGAGAGCCGGTTCCGTTCAAGTATACGTTACAAGTCGCCTTGTTC GTCTATGCTTGCATAAAATTGATGGATAATTTGTTCACCTATAAGGAAGTGTTGGTATTCTACGTGACTACGTTCCTGATTATTAATTACGGTCATTATTTG CCAAATGCGGATCCGATTACTACAAACCCGAAATACATTCGCCAGCAAATGCAAGATGGCTATTTTATCGTTACACAGACAATGGACATTTATGCCTTACTGGTATTTATGGAAATTTGTATGCGTCTTCGGGAAAACAG